The proteins below are encoded in one region of Shewanella putrefaciens:
- the pstB gene encoding phosphate ABC transporter ATP-binding protein PstB, whose translation MISIDSTAMKTNNFDLANLSQSDTALEIRNLDLRYGDKQALFNVSMKIPKKQVTAFIGPSGCGKSTLLRCINRMNDLVDNCHIDGEILLHGQNIYDKKIDVAALRRNVGMVFQRPNPFPKSIYENVVYGLRLQGINNRRELDEAAERSLRGAAIWDEVKDRLHDNAFGLSGGQQQRLVIARAIAIEPEVLLLDEPTSALDPISTLTIEELITELKTKYTVVIVTHNMQQAARVSDQTAFMYMGELVEYADTNTIFTTPKKRKTEDYITGRYG comes from the coding sequence ATGATTTCTATAGATTCGACAGCAATGAAAACCAATAACTTCGATTTAGCTAACTTAAGCCAAAGCGATACCGCTCTGGAGATCCGTAACTTAGACCTGCGCTATGGTGATAAGCAAGCGCTGTTTAATGTGTCGATGAAGATCCCCAAGAAGCAAGTGACGGCGTTTATCGGCCCCAGCGGTTGCGGTAAATCCACCTTACTGCGCTGCATTAACCGCATGAACGACTTAGTCGATAACTGCCATATCGACGGCGAAATATTGCTGCACGGTCAGAATATTTACGACAAGAAAATCGATGTGGCCGCACTGCGCCGCAACGTAGGCATGGTGTTCCAGCGTCCAAACCCATTCCCTAAGTCGATTTATGAGAACGTAGTGTATGGCCTGCGCTTGCAAGGCATTAATAATCGTCGTGAATTAGATGAGGCGGCGGAGCGTTCACTGCGCGGCGCAGCGATTTGGGACGAAGTGAAAGACCGTCTGCACGATAACGCCTTTGGTTTATCTGGCGGTCAGCAGCAACGTCTGGTGATTGCCCGCGCGATTGCGATTGAGCCAGAAGTGTTATTGCTCGATGAGCCCACCTCGGCCCTTGACCCGATCTCAACCTTGACGATTGAAGAGCTGATCACCGAGCTAAAAACCAAATACACAGTGGTTATCGTTACCCATAACATGCAACAGGCGGCGCGGGTGTCGGATCAAACCGCCTTTATGTATATGGGCGAATTAGTGGAATACGCCGATACCAATACCATTTTCACTACGCCGAAAAAACGTAAGACCGAAGACTACATTACCGGCCGTTACGGTTAA
- a CDS encoding transposase translates to MTSARRQLIDANATPFYHVINRCVRRAFLCGEDKLTGRSYEHRRGWIVDKIKALSAIFCIDICAYAVMSNHYHLVLKINVEKAKSLTQKDIISRWCQITKGHAVATKYMNGDALIDGEVMLLDDLLAEWHERLSSISWFMRCLNEEIARKANREDECKGAFWEGRFKSQALLDEQALLVCMMYVDLNPIRAGIADSLQSSDFTSIQERISSLDPQDDAFPSLNTLAQSANKRPQTTHLSLATFDGSTHLSQQSGIPFHFADYLELIDWTGRAIRQDKKGYIDNQRPKLLNELGIAPDAWLTSAKEFRRQYSGISGRWDSMCEFKKQHNSGKWCKGKASSQALHP, encoded by the coding sequence ATGACCTCGGCCAGAAGACAGTTAATTGATGCCAATGCGACGCCTTTCTATCATGTGATAAATCGCTGTGTTCGTAGGGCTTTTTTGTGTGGAGAAGATAAACTCACTGGTCGTAGTTACGAGCATAGACGTGGCTGGATTGTGGATAAAATCAAAGCCTTGTCCGCTATCTTTTGTATCGATATTTGCGCCTATGCGGTGATGAGTAACCACTATCATTTAGTGCTTAAAATAAATGTCGAGAAGGCGAAATCGTTAACGCAAAAAGACATTATCAGCCGCTGGTGCCAAATCACTAAGGGCCATGCTGTCGCCACTAAGTATATGAATGGTGATGCTTTAATCGACGGTGAAGTCATGCTACTCGATGACTTACTCGCTGAGTGGCATGAGCGTTTATCCAGCATATCTTGGTTTATGCGCTGTTTAAATGAAGAAATTGCTCGTAAGGCCAATCGTGAAGATGAGTGTAAAGGCGCCTTTTGGGAAGGCCGGTTTAAATCGCAAGCGCTGTTAGATGAGCAAGCTTTGCTGGTGTGCATGATGTATGTGGATTTAAATCCAATCAGGGCGGGCATTGCTGACTCTTTGCAATCCTCTGATTTTACATCGATTCAAGAGCGAATTAGCTCGCTAGACCCGCAAGATGACGCTTTTCCCTCACTTAACACTCTGGCTCAATCGGCAAATAAACGACCGCAAACAACACACCTGTCCCTCGCCACATTTGATGGTTCAACACATCTAAGTCAGCAATCTGGTATTCCGTTTCATTTTGCCGATTATCTGGAACTGATAGATTGGACAGGCAGAGCGATTCGCCAAGATAAAAAAGGTTATATCGATAATCAACGACCCAAACTGCTTAATGAATTAGGCATTGCGCCCGATGCTTGGTTGACTTCTGCCAAAGAATTTCGCCGTCAATACAGTGGCATAAGTGGTCGATGGGATAGCATGTGCGAGTTTAAAAAGCAGCACAACAGCGGGAAATGGTGTAAAGGTAAAGCATCAAGCCAAGCGTTACACCCTTAG
- a CDS encoding DUF502 domain-containing protein: MKKTLARGLMNLLPMALSLWLFWSLFVSLDGLGIFILELVGINQQFVGLGFMLVVALVFAVGLLFSVSPIVWLYGWLERQLMRFPLFKSVYGSIRDIASLMNREGKPTSQKTVLVRQANGSFVVGFIMTDTPPQPLLDALPEGDWVPVLFQLSYQMAGVTSLVKRDDLILVDWSFEEAMRFNLTAGISQTPHSATVNAKPA, translated from the coding sequence ATGAAGAAAACCTTAGCCCGTGGCTTAATGAATTTGCTCCCCATGGCGCTCAGCCTGTGGCTGTTTTGGTCACTGTTTGTGTCTTTAGATGGTTTAGGGATTTTTATTTTAGAGTTGGTAGGAATTAACCAACAGTTTGTCGGCTTAGGTTTTATGCTGGTGGTGGCCTTAGTCTTTGCGGTTGGCTTACTGTTTTCAGTCAGTCCAATTGTGTGGCTTTATGGTTGGCTTGAGCGCCAGTTGATGCGCTTCCCACTGTTTAAATCGGTTTATGGCAGTATCCGCGATATTGCCTCCTTGATGAATCGTGAAGGCAAGCCGACAAGCCAAAAGACTGTGTTAGTGAGGCAGGCGAACGGCAGTTTTGTGGTGGGATTTATTATGACAGACACGCCACCGCAGCCCTTGCTCGATGCGTTGCCAGAGGGGGATTGGGTGCCGGTATTATTCCAGCTAAGCTATCAAATGGCGGGGGTTACGAGCCTAGTCAAGCGGGATGATTTGATCCTCGTCGACTGGTCGTTTGAAGAGGCGATGCGCTTTAATTTAACGGCGGGCATTTCACAGACCCCACATTCGGCGACAGTTAACGCTAAACCTGCTTAA
- a CDS encoding ABC transporter permease subunit: MESQVTQPGSAPHSMLKGGRSSRRAFKDKAAQVGVTIGGTMVFVALLLIFFYLLYVIKPIFDSADVTPVKSVGYQHAEVATLMVGADEQNEVLYRVAVDGQVDFYSVIDGSLVSSFTPSLPAGVTVTTASVAAPSEQRFALGLSNGQALVIGIEFGLTYPDNKRLITPKLRYPAGETPITVDESGSGLHKLSFTYTSDKMSFAYQDDQGVWRLSRLEGQENMMTEEVEWTTTNTVIPDAPKKVAHQLMTPDQRQLMLQMGNKVFIYNIRDAESIDLMQVIDAEKDKSKVNNIALLAGASSILVSYDTGVVTQYFQVNGPKGRLYQEIREFNDLAPIASIASEFYRKSFAVVSPEGELSLLYTTSQRELFDEKFDIKNPGVMGFTPRSNGIVVEADKKLNIFHVENSHPEVSWSALWNKVWYEGYPEPKFVWQSTSGSDDFEAKLSLMPLAFGTMKAAFYAMLFAVPLSIAGAIYTAYFMSPKVRGLVKPTIEIMEALPTVILGFLAGLWLAPLIEEHLPGILILLILLPSSILTSAYGWSKLPGRWKQRLPEVYQELMLIPVICFVGWFSFAISPMIEVALFDGNTRQFITNELGITFDQRNALVVGIAMGFAVIPTIFSIAEDAIFSVPRHLSNGSLALGATPWQTLTRVVLLTASPGIFSAVMMGLGRAVGETMIVLMATGNTAIMEWSVFEGMRTLAANIAVEMPESAIGSSHYRVLFLAAFVLFVFTFFFNTIAEVVRQRLRERYSSL; this comes from the coding sequence ATGGAAAGTCAGGTCACTCAACCTGGTTCTGCACCGCACAGTATGCTTAAAGGCGGGCGTTCAAGTCGCAGGGCATTTAAGGATAAAGCGGCTCAAGTCGGAGTCACTATTGGCGGCACTATGGTGTTTGTAGCCCTATTGCTGATTTTCTTCTATTTGTTGTACGTGATAAAACCCATTTTCGATAGTGCAGATGTCACACCCGTTAAGAGTGTGGGCTATCAGCATGCCGAGGTAGCGACCTTAATGGTGGGCGCCGATGAGCAGAATGAGGTGCTATACCGTGTGGCCGTTGACGGCCAAGTCGACTTTTACAGCGTTATCGACGGTAGCCTAGTTTCTAGCTTTACTCCGTCGTTGCCTGCGGGCGTGACGGTTACCACTGCCAGCGTTGCCGCGCCGAGTGAACAGCGTTTTGCCCTGGGTTTAAGCAATGGTCAGGCGCTCGTGATAGGCATTGAGTTTGGTTTAACGTATCCCGATAACAAACGCTTAATCACCCCTAAATTGCGTTATCCCGCCGGTGAAACCCCTATTACTGTGGATGAGTCTGGCAGTGGGCTCCATAAACTGAGCTTTACCTATACCTCAGACAAAATGAGCTTTGCCTATCAGGATGATCAGGGTGTTTGGCGTTTGAGCCGCCTCGAAGGTCAAGAAAATATGATGACCGAAGAAGTGGAATGGACCACAACTAACACCGTCATTCCCGATGCACCAAAGAAAGTGGCACATCAATTGATGACCCCTGATCAGCGTCAACTGATGCTGCAAATGGGCAATAAAGTGTTTATCTATAATATCCGTGATGCAGAAAGCATTGATTTAATGCAAGTGATTGATGCGGAAAAGGATAAGTCTAAGGTCAATAATATTGCTTTACTTGCAGGGGCGAGCTCTATTCTGGTCAGTTATGACACTGGCGTAGTGACTCAGTATTTCCAAGTGAATGGTCCAAAAGGGCGTTTATACCAAGAAATTCGTGAATTTAACGATCTAGCGCCTATCGCGTCTATTGCCTCCGAGTTTTACCGTAAGAGTTTTGCCGTAGTTAGCCCTGAGGGCGAATTGTCCCTGCTTTACACTACGAGCCAACGTGAACTGTTTGATGAAAAGTTTGATATTAAAAATCCCGGTGTGATGGGCTTTACTCCGCGCTCTAACGGCATAGTTGTCGAGGCCGATAAAAAGCTGAATATTTTCCATGTGGAGAACTCACACCCTGAGGTTTCTTGGAGTGCCTTGTGGAATAAGGTGTGGTACGAGGGATATCCAGAGCCTAAATTTGTGTGGCAATCCACCTCGGGCAGCGATGATTTTGAGGCTAAGTTAAGCCTAATGCCATTGGCCTTCGGTACTATGAAGGCGGCGTTTTATGCCATGTTATTTGCCGTGCCTTTGTCCATCGCTGGCGCTATCTATACCGCTTATTTTATGTCGCCCAAAGTGCGCGGCCTTGTTAAACCGACAATCGAAATTATGGAAGCCTTACCGACGGTTATCCTCGGCTTTTTAGCGGGTCTGTGGTTAGCGCCACTGATTGAGGAGCACCTACCGGGGATCCTGATTTTGCTCATCCTGTTGCCGTCATCCATCTTGACCTCTGCCTATGGCTGGAGCAAGTTGCCCGGCAGATGGAAACAACGTTTACCCGAGGTTTATCAAGAGCTGATGCTGATCCCAGTGATTTGTTTTGTGGGTTGGTTCTCCTTTGCGATAAGCCCCATGATCGAAGTGGCGCTATTTGATGGTAACACTCGTCAATTTATCACCAACGAGTTAGGCATCACCTTCGATCAACGTAACGCGCTGGTGGTGGGTATTGCCATGGGCTTTGCGGTGATCCCAACGATATTCTCGATTGCCGAAGATGCGATTTTCTCTGTGCCTCGCCACCTGTCCAACGGCAGTTTGGCCTTGGGCGCAACGCCTTGGCAGACACTGACTCGGGTGGTTTTGCTCACCGCAAGTCCGGGGATTTTCTCGGCGGTGATGATGGGCCTTGGCCGCGCAGTGGGTGAAACTATGATCGTGTTAATGGCAACGGGCAACACCGCCATCATGGAATGGAGCGTGTTTGAAGGTATGCGTACCCTGGCGGCTAATATCGCGGTGGAAATGCCAGAGTCGGCTATCGGTAGCTCGCATTACCGGGTGCTCTTCCTCGCGGCATTTGTGCTGTTCGTCTTTACCTTCTTCTTTAACACCATTGCAGAAGTGGTGAGACAGCGTCTACGTGAACGCTATAGCTCGCTGTAA
- a CDS encoding glycine cleavage system protein R encodes MLRYLITLQAPDRKGLVEQIAHAVSRHGGNWLDSELRHIDGVFAAILLLEIPSMRMDELIEALECIDNLSLTYSKTAIVPKPIKRLTYSLVAYDRPGLVLDISNRITALGINIEQFSSQFETAGHTGIALFRATIGLGLTDLAQEDQLVQSLYSLGDDLVLDKLSR; translated from the coding sequence ATGCTACGATACTTAATAACACTTCAAGCACCTGATAGAAAAGGATTAGTAGAGCAAATTGCCCATGCGGTAAGTCGTCATGGTGGCAACTGGCTTGACTCCGAGCTGCGCCATATCGACGGGGTTTTTGCCGCCATTTTACTACTCGAAATCCCCTCAATGCGGATGGATGAGTTGATTGAGGCCCTAGAATGCATAGACAATCTCAGCCTTACCTACTCCAAGACCGCCATAGTCCCAAAACCCATTAAGCGCTTAACCTATAGCCTAGTAGCCTACGATAGACCCGGATTAGTGCTGGATATTTCGAATAGGATCACGGCGCTGGGGATCAATATTGAGCAATTTAGCAGCCAATTTGAAACCGCAGGTCACACTGGAATTGCCCTCTTTAGGGCGACTATCGGTCTTGGACTGACAGATCTTGCCCAAGAGGACCAACTGGTGCAATCCCTCTATTCCCTCGGTGACGATTTAGTGCTGGATAAACTGAGCCGCTAA
- the pstA gene encoding phosphate ABC transporter permease PstA: MGKWVKSGSPWIWMTGGAVSISLIAVLGLLLLIAWRGLSYFWPADIYQWELEDSSGNRSTLIGEIYDREEVPSERLIAAGHVFKQDPGEFVTRYLVKTGNREFVGLDFRWILATDILSRTTPSDVAMIERAKNGNFYGYPVAVIENGKRLDLVNDAIESSLEEHIERAVALSDKALKLQKQDIGTINYAIEKLRLKERRYELDGELTDSRKLELAAAKEALQQDYLVLEKELFALRDEAARDSVLVRDMRGVEVELKLDTVLDVSYVNHLGLMGKISHWFVGMGRFLVDDPREANTEGGVFPAIFGTVFMVLLMAVIVTPFGVVAAIYLHEYAKKGPITKMIRIAVINLAGVPSIVYGVFGLGFFVYMMGGSIDQLFYAEALPAPTFGSPGVIWSALTLAILTLPVVIVSTEEGLSRIPSAVRQGSLALGATKAETLWRIVIPMASPAIMTGLILAVARAAGEVAPLMLVGVVKLAPTLPLDLNFPFVHLERKFMHLGFHIYDVGFQSPNVEAARPLVYATSFLLVTVIVALNLTAISVRNHLREKYRSLEH, from the coding sequence ATGGGTAAGTGGGTAAAATCAGGCTCGCCATGGATTTGGATGACGGGCGGCGCGGTGAGCATCAGTTTGATTGCAGTACTAGGCTTATTACTGCTGATTGCATGGCGCGGATTAAGCTATTTTTGGCCTGCGGATATTTATCAATGGGAACTTGAAGATAGCAGCGGAAACCGTTCGACCTTAATCGGTGAAATCTATGATAGGGAAGAAGTCCCCAGCGAGCGTTTGATTGCCGCCGGACATGTGTTTAAGCAAGACCCTGGCGAGTTTGTGACGCGTTACTTAGTCAAAACCGGTAACCGTGAATTTGTCGGTCTAGATTTCCGCTGGATATTAGCGACGGATATTCTTAGCCGCACAACGCCTAGCGACGTTGCCATGATTGAGCGGGCCAAAAACGGTAACTTTTACGGTTATCCCGTGGCCGTGATTGAAAATGGCAAACGTTTAGATCTAGTGAACGATGCCATTGAATCCTCCCTAGAGGAACATATTGAGCGCGCTGTGGCGTTATCGGATAAAGCGTTAAAACTGCAGAAGCAAGATATTGGCACTATTAACTATGCGATTGAAAAACTGCGTTTAAAAGAGCGCCGTTACGAGCTAGATGGGGAACTTACCGACAGCCGTAAGTTAGAGCTGGCTGCGGCGAAGGAGGCATTGCAACAAGATTACCTCGTGCTGGAGAAAGAGCTATTCGCCCTGCGGGACGAAGCGGCCCGTGACTCTGTGCTTGTCCGCGATATGCGCGGCGTCGAGGTCGAACTTAAGCTAGATACAGTGCTAGATGTCAGCTATGTCAATCACTTAGGTTTAATGGGCAAAATCAGCCATTGGTTTGTTGGCATGGGGCGTTTTCTGGTGGATGACCCCCGTGAGGCCAACACTGAGGGCGGTGTTTTCCCGGCTATCTTCGGCACTGTTTTCATGGTGTTACTGATGGCGGTCATAGTGACGCCATTTGGGGTTGTCGCCGCCATCTATTTGCATGAATACGCGAAGAAAGGCCCTATCACTAAGATGATCCGCATTGCGGTGATCAACTTAGCGGGCGTGCCATCGATTGTGTACGGTGTGTTTGGCTTAGGCTTCTTCGTTTATATGATGGGTGGTTCAATCGACCAGTTATTCTATGCCGAGGCATTACCGGCACCGACCTTTGGTTCGCCAGGGGTGATTTGGTCGGCATTAACCCTAGCGATTTTGACCTTGCCTGTGGTGATAGTCTCGACCGAAGAAGGTTTGAGCCGTATTCCGAGCGCTGTGCGTCAAGGCAGTTTGGCGCTTGGTGCAACTAAAGCAGAAACCCTGTGGCGGATTGTGATCCCCATGGCGAGCCCTGCGATTATGACTGGGCTTATTTTAGCGGTTGCCCGCGCCGCCGGTGAAGTGGCTCCGTTAATGCTGGTGGGGGTGGTGAAACTCGCGCCGACATTACCATTAGATTTAAACTTCCCGTTTGTGCATTTAGAACGTAAGTTCATGCACTTAGGGTTCCATATTTATGATGTGGGCTTCCAGAGTCCTAACGTTGAAGCGGCACGTCCTCTGGTATACGCAACGTCCTTCTTGCTAGTGACAGTGATTGTCGCGCTGAACTTGACGGCCATTAGTGTGCGTAACCACTTACGTGAAAAATATCGTTCGCTTGAGCATTAA
- the phoU gene encoding phosphate signaling complex protein PhoU, with translation MENMNLSKHISGQFTAELDDIRNRVLAMGGLVERQLEQAIDALSTLDAELAQRVIDGDHKVNGMEVSIDEECTRIIAKRQPAASDLRLIIAISKSIADLERIGDACVRIAKAALDKRLNNQQPLLVSIENMGRHATRMLHATLDALARMDADSALELHKEDAKLDREYEGIIRQLMTYMMEDPRSIPDVLDVLWAARAVERVGDRCKNICEYIIYYVKGKDVRHTSYEDMEKDMKG, from the coding sequence ATGGAAAATATGAATTTAAGTAAGCACATCTCAGGGCAGTTTACCGCTGAGCTAGATGATATCCGCAACCGCGTCCTCGCTATGGGCGGCTTGGTTGAACGTCAGTTAGAGCAAGCTATCGATGCCCTAAGTACCTTAGATGCCGAGCTTGCCCAGCGAGTGATCGATGGCGACCATAAAGTCAATGGCATGGAAGTCTCTATCGACGAAGAATGCACCCGCATCATCGCTAAGCGTCAACCTGCGGCGAGCGACCTACGTCTGATCATCGCCATTTCCAAATCGATTGCCGATCTTGAGCGTATCGGTGATGCCTGTGTGCGTATTGCCAAAGCCGCATTAGATAAGCGTTTGAATAATCAGCAGCCATTATTGGTCAGCATTGAAAATATGGGCCGCCATGCGACCCGTATGTTACATGCGACCCTCGATGCGTTGGCGCGTATGGATGCCGATTCCGCACTGGAACTGCATAAGGAAGATGCCAAGCTGGACCGCGAATACGAAGGTATTATCCGTCAATTGATGACCTACATGATGGAAGATCCACGTTCTATCCCCGATGTACTCGATGTGCTTTGGGCGGCCCGTGCGGTTGAACGTGTCGGCGACCGTTGTAAAAATATCTGCGAATACATTATCTACTACGTCAAAGGCAAAGACGTTCGCCATACTTCCTACGAAGATATGGAAAAGGACATGAAAGGTTAA
- a CDS encoding VOC family protein, translating to MRVTRLDHLVLTVKDIEASVAFYQSVLGMKKSVFGQGRIALGFGDQKINLHQAGAEFEPKAALATPGSADLCFVVSHSMEEVIAHLNALQVEIIEGPVLRTGATGRINSVYIRDPDCNLLELSEYLPACAQ from the coding sequence ATGCGCGTGACCCGCCTAGACCATTTAGTGTTAACCGTAAAAGATATCGAGGCCAGCGTCGCCTTCTATCAGAGCGTATTAGGGATGAAAAAGTCGGTATTTGGTCAAGGCCGCATCGCCTTAGGTTTTGGCGATCAAAAAATCAATCTCCATCAAGCGGGCGCCGAGTTTGAACCTAAAGCCGCCCTCGCCACCCCCGGCAGCGCCGACTTGTGTTTTGTGGTCAGCCACAGCATGGAAGAAGTGATTGCCCATTTAAACGCCCTTCAGGTTGAGATCATTGAAGGCCCAGTACTGCGCACCGGCGCCACCGGCCGGATAAACTCTGTCTATATCCGCGACCCAGATTGTAATCTGCTGGAATTATCCGAATATCTGCCCGCCTGCGCGCAGTAG